The following proteins are encoded in a genomic region of Arthrobacter jiangjiafuii:
- a CDS encoding formate--tetrahydrofolate ligase: protein MRTAPDMPSDLEISRRAVLRPMAEIARAAGIPEEALEPYGRHKAKVDPLLVPPRSTRGKVVLVTAMSPTPAGEGKSTVTVGLGDALAKAGVNTVIALREPSLGPVLGLKGGAAGGGYSQVVPMEDINLHFTGDFHAITTANNALTALLDNHIYQGNLLGIDPRRITFRRVMDMNDRSLRDIVIGLGGPTQGTPRQDGFDITVASEIMAVFCLARDLADLKARLARITVGYTYDRRPVTVADLGIEGALTLLLKDAIKPNLVQTLAGTPALVHGGPFANIAHGCNSVIATELARNVADVVVTEAGFGADLGAEKYMDIKARAADVAPDAVVLVATIRALKMHGGVPRTELGRPDPAALEAGTANLGRHIGNIRKFGVEPVVAVNRFPTDTQDELDWLLRWCRTQGVQAAAADVWAQGGGGPGGDELAALVLAALQEPVDFHHLYPLELPVAEKIRTVAREIYGADDVEFSPQALRRLAEITAGGWDSLPVCMAKTQYSFSDDAALLGAPTGFTLHVRDLILKTGAGFVVALTGAVMTMPGLPKTPAALAMDVSPDGTPQGLS, encoded by the coding sequence ATGCGCACTGCCCCCGACATGCCCAGCGATCTGGAAATCTCCCGCCGGGCGGTGCTCAGGCCCATGGCTGAAATCGCCCGCGCCGCCGGAATCCCCGAGGAAGCACTGGAACCGTATGGCCGGCACAAGGCCAAGGTGGATCCGCTGCTGGTGCCCCCGCGGAGTACCCGCGGCAAGGTGGTGCTGGTGACCGCCATGAGCCCCACTCCGGCCGGGGAAGGAAAATCCACCGTCACCGTGGGGCTCGGGGACGCCCTGGCCAAGGCCGGCGTCAATACCGTCATCGCCCTGCGGGAACCGTCTTTGGGCCCGGTCCTGGGCCTGAAGGGCGGGGCCGCCGGCGGCGGCTACTCCCAGGTGGTGCCGATGGAGGACATCAACCTGCACTTCACCGGCGACTTCCATGCCATCACCACGGCCAACAACGCCCTGACCGCGCTGCTGGACAACCATATCTACCAGGGCAACCTGCTGGGCATTGATCCTCGCCGCATCACCTTCCGCCGGGTCATGGACATGAACGACCGCTCGCTGCGGGACATCGTGATCGGCCTCGGTGGACCGACCCAGGGCACGCCGCGCCAGGACGGCTTCGACATCACGGTGGCTTCGGAGATCATGGCTGTGTTCTGCCTGGCCCGGGACCTCGCCGATCTCAAGGCCCGGCTCGCCCGGATCACCGTGGGATACACCTACGACCGGCGGCCGGTCACGGTGGCGGACCTGGGCATCGAGGGCGCGCTGACCCTGTTGCTCAAGGACGCGATCAAGCCGAACCTCGTCCAGACCCTGGCCGGGACGCCGGCGCTGGTCCACGGCGGGCCGTTCGCGAACATCGCCCATGGCTGCAACTCGGTGATCGCCACCGAGCTGGCCCGCAATGTCGCTGACGTGGTGGTCACCGAGGCGGGTTTCGGTGCTGACCTGGGCGCGGAAAAGTACATGGACATCAAGGCGCGGGCAGCTGACGTGGCCCCGGACGCCGTCGTCCTCGTGGCCACCATCCGGGCGCTCAAAATGCACGGCGGGGTGCCGCGGACCGAACTGGGGCGCCCGGACCCCGCCGCACTCGAGGCCGGAACCGCGAACCTGGGCCGGCACATCGGAAACATCCGGAAATTCGGCGTGGAACCGGTGGTGGCCGTCAACCGGTTCCCCACCGATACCCAGGACGAGTTGGACTGGCTGCTGCGGTGGTGCCGCACGCAGGGGGTGCAGGCAGCCGCCGCCGATGTCTGGGCCCAGGGCGGCGGCGGGCCCGGCGGCGACGAGCTGGCCGCCCTGGTCCTGGCTGCGCTCCAGGAGCCGGTGGACTTCCACCACCTGTATCCGCTGGAGCTGCCCGTGGCCGAGAAGATCCGCACGGTGGCCCGGGAGATCTACGGCGCCGACGACGTCGAATTCTCACCCCAGGCGCTGCGCCGGCTGGCGGAGATCACCGCCGGCGGCTGGGATTCGCTGCCGGTGTGCATGGCCAAGACGCAGTACTCGTTCTCCGACGACGCCGCGCTGCTCGGAGCGCCCACCGGCTTCACCCTGCACGTGCGGGACCTGATCCTGAAAACCGGGGCCGGGTTCGTCGTCGCACTCACCGGTGCCGTGATGACCATGCCCGGACTGCCGAAGACGCCGGCCGCGCTGGCCATGGACGTCTCCCCGGACGGCACCCCGCAGGGCCTGTCCTAG
- the mshA gene encoding D-inositol-3-phosphate glycosyltransferase: MKGVLLLQVKRVAMLSLHTSPLEQPGSGDAGGMNVYVRSVAMELAKAGVEVEIFTRAWDPAQPAAVELAPGVTVRHIDAGPRRRIAKESLPGLAPELASGVADLHPFLANRHFDVIHSHYWVSGTAGLAVSRAWNLPLVHTMHTMARVKNLQLQPGEKLEPQVRIDGEQEIVDGATRLIANTSTEAGELESLYGADPRAVDVVAPGVDLQVFSSRGSAAARARLGIPDDVFHIVFAGRIQPMKGPQVLVRAAAELQARRPDIPLRISILGAGSGSEVLELQPLVDSLGLNAHVALYPPVEAAVLADWFRAADVVAVPSFSESFGLVALEAQACGTPVLAANVGGLPKAVSHGRTGLLVDGHDSARWSAELERLYDDAGLRRALGYGAAVHASAFGWKRTAQLTNQSYRQAAEQFSTQSVR, translated from the coding sequence ATGAAGGGAGTGTTGTTGCTTCAGGTAAAGCGTGTCGCCATGCTCTCCCTGCACACGTCACCCTTGGAGCAACCGGGTTCCGGTGACGCGGGCGGCATGAACGTCTATGTGCGTTCCGTGGCAATGGAACTGGCCAAAGCCGGCGTGGAGGTCGAGATCTTCACCCGCGCGTGGGATCCGGCGCAGCCCGCCGCAGTGGAACTTGCTCCCGGCGTCACCGTCCGGCACATCGACGCGGGTCCCCGGCGCAGGATCGCCAAGGAGTCGCTCCCGGGCCTGGCTCCGGAACTGGCCTCCGGCGTCGCCGACCTTCACCCCTTCCTGGCGAACCGCCACTTCGACGTCATCCACTCCCACTACTGGGTGTCCGGAACCGCGGGGCTGGCCGTGTCCCGGGCCTGGAACCTGCCCCTGGTGCACACGATGCATACGATGGCCCGGGTCAAAAACCTGCAGCTTCAGCCCGGCGAAAAGCTTGAGCCGCAGGTGCGGATCGACGGGGAACAGGAGATCGTCGACGGGGCAACCCGCCTGATCGCCAACACCAGCACCGAGGCCGGTGAACTCGAATCGCTCTACGGGGCTGATCCGCGGGCGGTGGACGTGGTGGCTCCCGGCGTGGACCTGCAGGTGTTCTCCAGCCGGGGCTCGGCCGCGGCGCGCGCCCGACTGGGCATACCCGACGATGTCTTCCACATCGTCTTTGCCGGGCGGATCCAGCCCATGAAGGGCCCGCAGGTGCTGGTCCGGGCCGCGGCGGAACTGCAGGCACGACGGCCGGACATCCCGCTGCGGATCAGTATCCTGGGCGCCGGCAGCGGCTCCGAAGTGCTGGAACTGCAGCCGCTGGTGGATTCCCTGGGCCTGAACGCGCACGTTGCCCTGTATCCGCCGGTTGAAGCCGCCGTGCTGGCGGACTGGTTCCGTGCCGCCGACGTCGTCGCCGTACCCTCGTTCAGCGAATCCTTCGGGCTGGTGGCACTGGAGGCCCAGGCCTGCGGCACGCCGGTGCTCGCGGCCAACGTGGGCGGACTGCCCAAGGCCGTGAGCCACGGCCGGACCGGCCTGCTGGTGGACGGCCACGACAGCGCGCGGTGGTCCGCCGAACTGGAGCGGCTGTACGACGACGCCGGGCTGCGCCGGGCACTCGGTTACGGCGCCGCCGTCCATGCCTCCGCGTTTGGCTGGAAGCGGACCGCGCAACTAACGAATCAAAGCTACCGACAGGCCGCGGAGCAGTTCTCCACACAGTCCGTCCGCTGA
- a CDS encoding histidine phosphatase family protein: MSDAEDFGPAVPDTTPAGTRLPRLWLLRHGETEWSREGNYTGLTDIPLTADGEAQALAAKEKIGAVDFDLVLSSPLIRARRTAELVGHPHPQILPYAHEWDYGDNEGRKSTQVRAENPGYIIWNDGVPNGETLDQVAERADRIVSLVQAGCGTPMDRSPDSTPVEKVLLVAHGHFLRILAARWLGLPADQGRHFVLGTAAVCTLGWDKHTPAIVRWNY, encoded by the coding sequence ATGAGCGACGCTGAGGACTTCGGTCCGGCAGTTCCGGATACGACGCCGGCAGGCACCCGCCTGCCCCGCTTGTGGCTGCTGCGCCACGGCGAGACCGAGTGGTCCCGCGAGGGAAACTACACCGGCCTGACAGACATCCCGCTGACCGCGGACGGCGAAGCCCAGGCCCTCGCCGCCAAGGAAAAGATCGGTGCGGTCGACTTTGACCTCGTCCTGTCCTCCCCACTGATCCGTGCCCGCCGCACCGCCGAACTGGTGGGCCATCCCCATCCGCAGATCCTGCCCTATGCCCACGAGTGGGACTACGGGGACAACGAGGGCCGCAAGAGCACCCAGGTCCGCGCCGAGAACCCCGGCTACATCATCTGGAACGACGGCGTCCCCAACGGCGAGACGCTGGACCAGGTAGCCGAACGGGCAGACCGGATCGTATCGCTGGTACAGGCCGGATGCGGCACTCCGATGGACCGCAGCCCGGACTCGACCCCGGTGGAGAAGGTGCTCCTGGTGGCGCACGGGCACTTCCTGCGGATCCTGGCCGCCCGCTGGCTGGGACTTCCCGCCGACCAGGGGCGGCATTTCGTCCTTGGCACGGCTGCCGTCTGCACCCTCGGCTGGGACAAGCACACCCCGGCCATTGTCCGCTGGAATTATTAG
- a CDS encoding CCA tRNA nucleotidyltransferase, which yields MVHLFDSSALKTPLPSVVGELGELFRDAGFELALVGGPVRDLFLGRVSPDLDFTTNARPDDIIAVIRRWCDTYWEIGRAFGTIGMRKAGYQIEITTYRADAYDPDSRKPAVAFGDKLEDDLFRRDFTMNAMALRLPSMELVDPFGGAKDLQAGLVRTPGAPSTSFSDDPLRMMRAARFASALEVDVAPEVFEAMKDMAGRITIISAERVRDELVKLINGKAPWAGIDLLVESGLAEHVLPEVSALKLEIDEHHRHKDVYQHSLTVLRQACGHETGPDGDVPAPDFVLRFAALMHDVGKPATRRFEPNGSVSFLHHDAVGSKLTAKRMKALRFDNDTIKAVSRLVELHMRFYGYGDAGWTDSAVRRYVNDAGELLQRLHRLTRSDVTTRNRRKAERLAFAYDDLEARIAALAEQEELAAIRPDLDGEQIMALLGIRPGPVVGRAYRYLLEERMENGPVSHAEAAALLRAWWKEQPESREAPAAGGEQSGEGEGSK from the coding sequence ATGGTGCACCTTTTTGATAGTTCGGCCCTGAAGACTCCCCTGCCCTCCGTCGTCGGTGAACTCGGGGAGCTGTTCCGGGACGCAGGATTCGAGCTGGCCCTTGTCGGCGGGCCGGTGCGTGACCTCTTCCTGGGCCGGGTTTCCCCGGACCTGGACTTCACCACCAACGCCCGGCCGGACGACATCATCGCCGTCATCCGCCGCTGGTGCGACACCTATTGGGAAATCGGCCGCGCGTTCGGCACCATCGGGATGCGCAAGGCCGGATACCAGATCGAAATCACCACCTACCGCGCCGATGCCTACGACCCGGACTCGCGCAAACCCGCCGTTGCCTTCGGCGACAAGCTGGAAGACGACCTCTTCCGCCGCGACTTCACCATGAATGCGATGGCGCTGCGGCTGCCGTCGATGGAACTCGTGGACCCCTTTGGCGGGGCCAAGGACCTGCAGGCGGGCCTCGTGCGCACCCCCGGTGCGCCGTCGACGTCGTTCTCCGATGACCCGCTGCGGATGATGCGCGCCGCCCGCTTCGCCTCCGCGCTGGAAGTGGACGTGGCGCCGGAGGTGTTCGAGGCCATGAAGGACATGGCCGGGCGGATCACGATCATTTCCGCCGAACGGGTCCGCGACGAGCTCGTGAAGCTGATCAACGGCAAGGCACCCTGGGCCGGGATCGACCTGCTGGTGGAAAGCGGGCTGGCCGAGCATGTGCTCCCGGAAGTCTCTGCCCTCAAGCTGGAAATCGACGAACACCACCGGCACAAGGACGTTTACCAGCACTCACTGACCGTGCTGCGCCAGGCCTGCGGACACGAGACAGGGCCCGACGGCGATGTTCCAGCCCCGGACTTCGTCCTGCGGTTCGCGGCACTGATGCACGACGTCGGCAAGCCCGCCACGCGCCGGTTCGAGCCCAACGGCTCGGTCAGCTTCCTGCACCACGACGCAGTGGGGTCCAAGCTCACCGCCAAGCGGATGAAGGCACTGCGCTTCGACAACGACACCATCAAGGCCGTTTCCCGGCTCGTTGAGCTGCACATGCGCTTCTACGGCTACGGCGACGCCGGGTGGACCGACTCCGCCGTCCGCCGCTACGTCAACGACGCCGGTGAGCTGCTGCAGCGGCTGCACCGGCTCACCCGCTCCGACGTCACCACCCGGAACCGGCGCAAGGCCGAACGGCTGGCCTTCGCCTACGACGACCTTGAGGCGCGGATCGCGGCGCTGGCCGAGCAGGAGGAGCTGGCAGCGATCCGCCCGGACCTGGACGGGGAACAGATCATGGCGCTGCTGGGCATCCGGCCCGGACCCGTTGTCGGCCGCGCCTACCGCTACCTGCTGGAGGAACGGATGGAAAACGGACCCGTTTCCCACGCCGAAGCAGCCGCACTGCTCCGCGCCTGGTGGAAGGAACAGCCTGAAAGCCGGGAGGCCCCGGCCGCGGGCGGGGAGCAGTCCGGAGAAGGAGAAGGAAGTAAATGA
- a CDS encoding NUDIX hydrolase, with translation MAHPVPSAPKRTPLTASMGGAGAHPVHASLPTVEEVSAGGIVVDASSSELPVAIIARLNRGGRLEWCLPKGHPENEEDSREAAVREIAEETGIDGRILTALGSIDYWFTVSGHRVHKTVHHFLLQATGGQLTIENDPDHEAVDVAWVPLAELGKRLSFPNERRIADLAREILPRYL, from the coding sequence ATGGCCCATCCCGTACCGAGCGCACCCAAGCGAACCCCATTGACGGCGTCAATGGGCGGCGCAGGTGCGCATCCGGTGCATGCCTCGCTGCCCACCGTGGAAGAGGTTTCCGCGGGCGGAATTGTGGTGGATGCCTCCTCATCGGAGCTGCCCGTGGCGATTATCGCCCGGCTGAACAGGGGCGGGCGGCTGGAATGGTGCCTGCCCAAGGGCCACCCGGAAAACGAGGAAGACAGCCGGGAAGCGGCGGTCCGGGAGATCGCCGAGGAAACCGGCATCGACGGCCGCATCCTGACCGCGCTGGGCAGCATTGATTATTGGTTCACGGTCAGCGGGCACCGGGTGCACAAAACGGTGCACCATTTCCTGCTGCAGGCCACCGGCGGGCAGCTGACCATCGAGAACGATCCGGACCACGAAGCCGTGGACGTCGCCTGGGTTCCGCTGGCCGAGCTCGGCAAGCGTCTTTCCTTTCCAAATGAGCGCCGCATCGCGGACCTCGCCCGCGAGATTCTTCCCCGCTACCTCTGA
- the murJ gene encoding murein biosynthesis integral membrane protein MurJ, with amino-acid sequence MAEKNIAPSTARSSAVMAAGTLVSRVLGLVRTALLAVAIGNTGLVTDIFSSANVLPNFIYLLLAGGVFNAVLVPQIIKASKQPDRGREFVSSIMTLSLLGLAVLALAATLAAPWILRLVTSLNESQLPLGTIFAYWLFPQIFFYGAYAVIGQTLNANGRFGAYMWAPVVNNIIAIAGILLFITLVGTQEANSFSPENWTSTATLVLAGSTTLGVVLQAAVLLIPLRKLGLGLRPSFRVRGAGLGQTVKVAKWTIITMVVGNGAYLVYTKVATIASDARPTYAAMNPPEIIAGHLNLETATMFYMIPHSVITLSLATVLFNQLSHAFTEGDLDGVRKTMSSGLRAIGVATVFCSAVLVVLAGPISMWFSGGSVASAAVQGQVLVLLAISTPFLSATFLMNRAFYADEDGKTPMIMQLMLSAFGIALAIGAAALPANRIVFGLAIAYSLGNLASVLVSHIFLTRKLGGYGAGEIFDAHVRMAIAALGSAALGSAALGLLGGYSADGFAWQSLVGSLVSLVVCGSLMAVSYFYMLRLLRVQELDAFLAPLVAKLRR; translated from the coding sequence ATGGCCGAAAAGAATATTGCCCCCAGTACGGCGCGTTCCAGCGCGGTGATGGCCGCCGGAACCTTGGTTTCCCGCGTCCTTGGCCTTGTCCGCACGGCCCTGCTGGCGGTGGCCATCGGCAACACCGGCCTGGTCACTGACATCTTCAGCTCCGCGAACGTGTTGCCCAACTTCATCTACCTGCTGCTTGCCGGCGGCGTGTTCAACGCCGTCCTGGTCCCGCAGATCATCAAGGCCAGCAAGCAGCCGGACCGGGGCCGGGAGTTTGTCTCCTCGATCATGACCCTGAGCCTGCTCGGACTTGCCGTCCTGGCGTTGGCCGCCACCCTGGCCGCCCCGTGGATCCTGCGGCTGGTCACGTCCCTGAATGAATCGCAGCTTCCGCTGGGCACGATCTTTGCCTACTGGCTGTTTCCGCAGATCTTCTTCTACGGCGCCTACGCCGTCATCGGCCAGACCCTTAACGCCAACGGCCGCTTCGGTGCCTACATGTGGGCACCGGTGGTTAACAACATCATCGCCATCGCCGGCATCCTGCTGTTTATAACCCTGGTCGGAACGCAGGAGGCCAACAGCTTCTCGCCGGAGAACTGGACCTCTACGGCAACCCTGGTCCTGGCCGGCAGCACCACCCTGGGCGTGGTGCTGCAGGCGGCCGTGCTGCTGATTCCGCTGCGGAAGCTCGGCCTGGGGCTGCGGCCGTCCTTCCGTGTGCGCGGAGCCGGACTGGGGCAGACGGTCAAGGTCGCCAAGTGGACAATCATCACGATGGTGGTGGGCAACGGCGCCTACCTGGTCTACACAAAGGTCGCCACGATCGCCTCCGACGCCCGTCCCACCTACGCGGCGATGAATCCGCCCGAGATCATTGCCGGGCACCTGAACCTGGAAACGGCAACCATGTTCTACATGATTCCGCACTCCGTCATCACGCTGTCCCTGGCCACGGTGCTGTTCAACCAGCTCTCCCATGCCTTCACCGAAGGCGACCTGGACGGGGTGCGCAAAACCATGTCCTCGGGGCTGCGGGCCATCGGCGTGGCGACGGTCTTCTGCTCGGCGGTCCTCGTGGTCCTGGCCGGACCCATCAGCATGTGGTTCAGCGGCGGGTCGGTCGCCTCCGCCGCAGTACAGGGCCAGGTCCTGGTGCTGCTGGCCATCAGTACGCCGTTCCTGAGCGCCACCTTCCTGATGAACCGCGCCTTCTACGCGGATGAAGACGGCAAGACCCCGATGATCATGCAGCTGATGCTCTCAGCCTTCGGGATCGCCCTGGCCATCGGCGCCGCCGCCCTGCCGGCCAATCGGATTGTCTTCGGGCTGGCCATCGCCTACTCCCTCGGCAACCTTGCCAGCGTGCTGGTCAGCCACATCTTCCTGACCCGGAAACTGGGCGGCTACGGTGCCGGTGAAATCTTTGACGCCCATGTCCGCATGGCCATTGCCGCCCTCGGCTCCGCCGCCCTGGGCTCCGCTGCCCTTGGCCTGCTCGGCGGGTACTCCGCGGACGGCTTTGCCTGGCAGTCCCTGGTCGGCTCGCTTGTCTCCCTGGTGGTCTGCGGATCGCTGATGGCGGTTTCCTACTTCTATATGCTCCGCCTCCTGCGGGTCCAGGAGCTGGATGCCTTCCTCGCCCCGCTCGTCGCGAAACTGCGCCGCTGA
- a CDS encoding ABC transporter substrate-binding protein — MTAQVLASAENDLVLDGVDQVLNRSVSILLAAPENTDQVSASAREIATGERASNVQILDMGVSDGRTYLVTSTASAADLLDLVIERDAPFVEPFFTDTLGSEIFGMPRSREPETVEDDTYVDEPAERAPRKPLMSGRPLPKLPKFSRPAPLPAAEEAAAERDLEFGGASHAPAEAATGAANMPPPPVVRPQDSAPAAGQTPRVSRWTEDEYAHSPAGRNADTDTAAAPAAPVREAGRPPSNFPKSAVTAGSLAAADYDEYEDEDDDDAPGGNRTLGRVLVGAVLSLVLVAAVVLAVVRLGSVADDPAQAGAETSATASAPAADASVDAAPSVPSPVPAGVTRLVPANPALDAENDGALPQILDGNPASFWSSYEYANDTFGGYAPNLALVVELEEESAINKIDIAQLNGTGGSFSVLLNDTPSLDGAVPVAESGFTGPTISIPVPKAEGGEAPTAKYVIVNFTQLPRLTGLPSAFPWGLRIAEIGVS, encoded by the coding sequence GTGACCGCCCAGGTTTTGGCATCAGCGGAAAACGACCTGGTCCTCGACGGGGTGGATCAGGTCTTGAACCGCTCCGTCAGCATCCTGCTTGCCGCTCCGGAGAACACCGACCAGGTCAGCGCCAGCGCTCGGGAGATCGCCACCGGGGAGCGTGCCAGCAACGTCCAGATCCTGGACATGGGCGTCAGCGACGGACGCACCTACCTGGTGACCAGCACTGCCAGCGCGGCAGACCTCCTGGACCTTGTCATCGAACGCGACGCCCCGTTTGTTGAACCCTTCTTCACCGACACGCTGGGCTCCGAGATCTTCGGCATGCCGCGGTCCCGGGAACCGGAAACGGTCGAGGACGACACCTACGTCGACGAACCTGCCGAGCGTGCGCCCCGCAAGCCCCTGATGTCCGGCCGTCCCCTGCCGAAACTGCCGAAGTTCAGCCGCCCGGCACCGTTGCCCGCGGCAGAAGAAGCTGCGGCGGAGCGCGACCTGGAGTTCGGCGGCGCGTCCCATGCACCGGCTGAAGCCGCCACCGGGGCAGCAAACATGCCGCCCCCGCCCGTTGTCCGCCCGCAGGACAGCGCCCCGGCCGCCGGCCAGACTCCGCGCGTCTCGCGCTGGACCGAAGACGAATACGCCCACTCCCCTGCCGGCCGGAATGCCGACACGGACACCGCTGCCGCCCCCGCCGCGCCGGTCCGGGAGGCCGGACGGCCGCCGTCGAACTTCCCCAAGTCAGCGGTCACGGCGGGCTCTCTTGCCGCAGCAGATTACGACGAGTATGAGGACGAAGACGACGACGACGCGCCCGGCGGCAACCGCACCCTGGGCCGCGTCCTGGTGGGCGCAGTACTGAGCCTGGTGCTGGTAGCCGCCGTCGTCCTGGCCGTGGTCCGGCTGGGCAGCGTCGCCGACGACCCCGCGCAGGCCGGAGCGGAGACCAGCGCAACGGCCAGCGCCCCGGCAGCGGATGCCTCCGTGGACGCGGCGCCGTCGGTGCCCTCGCCTGTTCCGGCTGGCGTTACCCGGCTGGTACCGGCAAATCCGGCCCTTGACGCTGAAAACGACGGCGCCCTGCCGCAGATCCTGGACGGCAATCCTGCCTCTTTCTGGTCGAGCTACGAATACGCCAATGACACCTTTGGCGGCTATGCCCCGAACCTGGCCCTCGTCGTCGAGCTCGAAGAGGAATCGGCGATCAATAAGATTGATATTGCCCAGCTCAACGGCACCGGCGGCAGCTTCTCCGTCCTGCTTAATGACACGCCCAGCCTCGACGGTGCGGTGCCCGTGGCCGAGAGCGGTTTCACTGGCCCCACCATCAGCATTCCGGTGCCCAAGGCCGAAGGCGGTGAGGCGCCCACCGCGAAGTACGTGATCGTGAACTTCACCCAGCTGCCGCGCCTGACCGGTCTGCCGTCCGCCTTCCCCTGGGGGCTGCGGATCGCTGAAATCGGCGTCTCCTAG
- the trxB gene encoding thioredoxin-disulfide reductase, which yields MSIETPAAADVRDVIIVGSGPSGYTAAVYTARANLKPLLIASSVTAGGELMNTTDVENFPGFPEGVMGPDLMAQFEKQAARFGTEILFEDVTALELDGEIKKVTIGTGETFLARSVIISTGSAYRELGLDDEKRLSGRGVSWCATCDGFFFKGQDIAVIGGGDSALEEALFLTKFAASVTVVHRRSTLRASKIMQDRALSHEKIRFVWDSEVVGIHGEDKVTGLRLRNTVDGSESDLDVTGVFVAIGNDPRTDLVKDQLELTSEGTIAVAGRTSKTSLPGVFAAGDVIDPTYRQAITASGSGCVAAIDVEHYLADLGDAVPTAAEVPTPPAEAVSENAVL from the coding sequence GTGAGCATCGAAACCCCCGCAGCAGCCGACGTCCGCGACGTCATCATTGTCGGTTCCGGTCCGTCCGGTTACACCGCTGCCGTCTACACCGCCCGCGCCAACCTCAAGCCGCTGCTGATCGCCAGCTCGGTCACCGCAGGTGGCGAGCTGATGAACACCACCGATGTGGAGAACTTCCCCGGCTTCCCCGAGGGCGTCATGGGTCCGGATCTGATGGCCCAGTTCGAGAAGCAGGCCGCCCGCTTCGGCACCGAGATCCTCTTCGAAGACGTGACCGCCCTGGAGCTCGACGGCGAGATCAAGAAGGTCACCATTGGCACCGGGGAGACCTTCCTGGCGCGTTCAGTGATCATCTCCACCGGATCGGCCTACCGCGAGCTGGGCCTGGACGATGAGAAGCGGCTGTCAGGCCGCGGCGTCAGCTGGTGTGCAACCTGCGACGGCTTCTTCTTCAAGGGCCAGGACATCGCCGTCATCGGCGGCGGCGACTCGGCCCTGGAAGAGGCCCTGTTCCTGACGAAGTTCGCCGCCAGCGTCACCGTGGTGCACCGCCGCAGCACGCTGCGCGCTTCGAAGATCATGCAGGACCGCGCACTGTCCCACGAGAAGATCCGCTTCGTCTGGGATTCCGAGGTTGTCGGCATCCACGGCGAGGACAAGGTCACCGGCCTGCGCCTGCGCAACACGGTCGACGGTTCCGAGTCAGATCTTGACGTGACCGGCGTGTTCGTCGCGATCGGCAACGATCCGCGGACCGATCTGGTCAAGGACCAGCTGGAGCTGACCAGCGAAGGCACCATCGCCGTCGCCGGCCGCACCTCCAAGACCTCCCTGCCCGGCGTCTTCGCCGCCGGAGACGTCATCGACCCGACCTACCGCCAGGCGATCACCGCCTCGGGTTCGGGCTGCGTTGCCGCGATCGACGTCGAGCACTACCTGGCCGATCTGGGAGACGCCGTGCCGACCGCCGCCGAGGTTCCCACCCCGCCGGCCGAGGCCGTCTCCGAAAACGCCGTCCTCTAA
- the trxA gene encoding thioredoxin — protein sequence MSNAKDVTDASFGADVLTADKPVIVDFWAEWCGPCRMLSPILDDIAAQYADKVDVVKVNVDDNPAIAAKYGITSIPAVYVFQGGEVAATSIGAKPKQVLEQEFAAFLK from the coding sequence ATGAGCAACGCAAAAGATGTCACCGACGCTTCATTCGGTGCCGATGTCCTCACCGCCGACAAGCCCGTCATTGTGGACTTCTGGGCCGAGTGGTGCGGCCCGTGCCGCATGCTCTCCCCCATTCTGGACGACATCGCCGCGCAGTACGCGGACAAGGTGGATGTCGTGAAGGTAAACGTGGACGACAATCCGGCGATTGCCGCCAAATACGGCATCACCTCGATTCCCGCCGTCTACGTCTTCCAGGGCGGTGAAGTCGCTGCCACCTCCATCGGCGCCAAGCCCAAGCAGGTCCTGGAACAGGAATTCGCGGCCTTCCTGAAGTAG